CAGAACATTTCGATTCAGGCCATGTGGGGCCGCGATCAGATGAACACCGTCTTTGCCATCGGAAAGTCCATTGTGAACCTTAGTTCGAACACCAACATCGGTGAGCTGTGCCTCAAATACGGCGGCGGCGGCCATGAGGCAGCGGGCACCTGCCAGGTGGACAACGACAAGGCAGGAACAATTCTCAAGGAAATTGTTCAGCAGATTAACGCCGACAGCTAAAGCTGTGGGCTAGGATTTAGGGGCGAAATGGCTCGACCGGTTGCCCTAAGAACCTAAAATCTCAAAAAATTCTTAATGTCCGGGTCGGGTGAAACATATCACCCGGCCCGTTCTAGTTTTTCCTTGATCCAGCGGAACGACTCGGGTGCCCATTCACTAAAATATTTAAATGCGCAATGCCCATCGTCTGGATATATTCGTGCCTCGCGCCCGAGGACGGGGCCGCGCTCAAGCATGTAGTAGATATTTCCTATCGGCGAGAGATGGTCCTGCTTGCCGTTGATCATCAATATCGGACAAGTAATCTTGTCCACCACCCCAATCTCGCTAAGTGCCCATCGCTTGAAACCAGCCTTCTCAGCCTCAAGAGTGGTGGGCGGAAAACTAGGGGCATCTCCGGGCGCACCGAAAACATAGGATGCTCGCCGGTTCTTGTTCTCGACAAAATTTGCCATCTCATCGTCGCTCATCTGGTAGCCATAGGGGTGGCCCGCACTGGCAACGGCGCACCCCACTTTCTCTGGGTATGAACCCGCCAACAGCATGACCGAGTGCCCGCCCCGGCTGATGCCAAAGGCACCGATGCGCCGCTCGTCCACCTCGGGCCGCGCCGCCAGATAGTCGATAGCCGCCATCCATGCCGTCACCGACTCAGGCTCATAGGGAAAAGGATTCTCCCCCGTTCCGGGACCATCCATAACAAGCGTGGCAAGGCCGTTGTCCATCGCCATTTCACCTGCCCAGCCGCGATCCTCCTTGAACATATCGCCCCCGCACATAATCAGCACAGCTGGCACGGGACTGCCTGGCCCCGCCCCTGCGGGGGCCCTAAAGTGGGAGATGATAGACTTGCCCTCGCACTCAACGGCAACCTTTTCAAGCGGTGGGTCGAGGTACTCTGCCGCGCGAAGATAGACTCGAATGCAATCCTGGTTTACCTCCTCTTTGAGCGGGGTGAGCGGGCGGGGAAAGCGGGCAAGGCTGTAATAGGATTTAGCTTGAAGAAATTTGGCCCGTGCGGCAGAGCCGTCTCCTTTGGCGGCCAGCGCCTCTGCCTCGGTCTCGAATTTGCGGCCAATATCCCGCCAGACCGGCACCCAGAGATTGTCGGTCGTCCCCTTTAGCGAGGCCACCGTGTCCTTTAACAATTGGATATCATCAATCATTGAGAACCAGCGACGGTAAAAACCACCGTGCTCGACCACAAAAGGATCTTCGCTCGGAGCAACGGGCAGCGAATCCAGTATCGAAGTATCTGTCATTTCCCCATCCCCATATAAACTTCAGGAGGTGTCGTGCAGTTCAGCATCTCGGGCGTAAAAACCACCTTCACTGCGTCCACCGGACAACGGTCGGCACAAATCCCGCAATACCAGCATTCATCCGGATAGCGCACCTCAGCGGGCTTTTCCTTCTCCTCACGGTAAATAATATCGCCCGGGCAGAAAAAATCACAGATTGTGCACCCATCTAGACAAGATTTTTCATCAATCAGTATCGGCATCGGCAACTCTTACCCTCTCTATCTCTTCGCCCTACCCGCCAGAAATATTCGATTCGGGCACCACCTCGACATCAAGCCCGGTCGGCTCGGAGCTAACCTTGAGTTCTCCCGATTCTGTATCTTTTTTGACCAGAATCATTTTCGCCCCACTGGCATCGTCACGCTCAGGATAGTCCATTCGAACATGGGCACCCCCGCCCCGCGTTTCACGACGCTCCAACGCGCAAGCTGCAATCGTCTCGGCCACCGTGCGAAGATTCTTTGCCTCATAAAATCGCATCAAATCATGATAGTTCCCGGCATGCACACTACCCTCGCGGCCCTTGAGCCGGGACAGTTCATCTAGCGCCGATTTAAGTCTATTTTCATCTCGCCGAAAACCGATGCGCCCTGTCACAATCTCGCGCACCTCATCCTCAAAGCCCCTAGGTGTAAGCTTGCCTTCGCTCTCAAGAGGTCGAACCAACTCCTCGCGGATCTTTTCGATCTCCTCTCTGGAAAGCGGCTTGGGCGCGGGCTGCCCAAGGGCATAGCGCGCCGCACTACCCCCGGCAATGTGCCCCATTACCGTGGCTCCTGATATCCCGTTGCTCACCGTCGAGCAATCGCCCGCAGCAAAAAGGCCAGGCACGCTGCTCACGCAATCAGAATCTATTCGCACCCCTGCCCTGCGGAATACGACCCCCCCGCCACGGCTGGACATCTCGCTAATCGTTATCTCAAGAAGATCTGTGGCGAGATCTACTCCCTTCTGCTCAAAGAAAGTCGGCATGGCGGGTCGATCAACCCCGAGTGTGCCCTTAAGTCGATTTACATCGTCAGGCGGTAAATGGCGGCAATCGATGTATACCGGCCCCCGCCCCTCGGCTGTCTCAGTGATTACGCCGTTTATCAGGTCGATGCGACGGCCCTGCTCGCCCGCCGGGTGATACTTGAACATAAAACGCTCGCCAGCAGCATTCACCAGATAGGCTCCCGCACCGACAAATCCATTCGTCCCCTGGGTCGAGTAGCCCTTCGGGGTAATGGTCGCGTCGGTAAACTCCATGTTAGCAAGCTGTGCGCCGAGTTTGAGCGCCATGGACTGGCCATCGCCGGTGTTATAGGGGATGTGCCAGCTATCGTACGGATGGCCCGAGGCGTTCTTGGAGATACGGTTGGCCTCGCCCGTCGC
The nucleotide sequence above comes from Nitrospinaceae bacterium. Encoded proteins:
- a CDS encoding alpha/beta hydrolase, encoding MTDTSILDSLPVAPSEDPFVVEHGGFYRRWFSMIDDIQLLKDTVASLKGTTDNLWVPVWRDIGRKFETEAEALAAKGDGSAARAKFLQAKSYYSLARFPRPLTPLKEEVNQDCIRVYLRAAEYLDPPLEKVAVECEGKSIISHFRAPAGAGPGSPVPAVLIMCGGDMFKEDRGWAGEMAMDNGLATLVMDGPGTGENPFPYEPESVTAWMAAIDYLAARPEVDERRIGAFGISRGGHSVMLLAGSYPEKVGCAVASAGHPYGYQMSDDEMANFVENKNRRASYVFGAPGDAPSFPPTTLEAEKAGFKRWALSEIGVVDKITCPILMINGKQDHLSPIGNIYYMLERGPVLGREARIYPDDGHCAFKYFSEWAPESFRWIKEKLERAG
- a CDS encoding 4Fe-4S dicluster domain-containing protein encodes the protein MPILIDEKSCLDGCTICDFFCPGDIIYREEKEKPAEVRYPDECWYCGICADRCPVDAVKVVFTPEMLNCTTPPEVYMGMGK
- a CDS encoding FAD-binding protein; translated protein: MSLPNSPSTRLRAPVDNIQTIETDVLIIGGGVAGCLAAIGAAEVGAKCVICEKGGIIERSGSITGGVDHFFAILEAGEEWDTPEYLLRHVPKITEGVVDIDVCARFLHGIKGMVHRLEKMGVDFHNPATPDLPYLRHRSFGLPGEYTIEFEGNNFKQVIGQAARNSGAKTLERVMVADILMEDGVPKGCVAFNIRHGTVYVVLARAVVMATGEANRISKNASGHPYDSWHIPYNTGDGQSMALKLGAQLANMEFTDATITPKGYSTQGTNGFVGAGAYLVNAAGERFMFKYHPAGEQGRRIDLINGVITETAEGRGPVYIDCRHLPPDDVNRLKGTLGVDRPAMPTFFEQKGVDLATDLLEITISEMSSRGGGVVFRRAGVRIDSDCVSSVPGLFAAGDCSTVSNGISGATVMGHIAGGSAARYALGQPAPKPLSREEIEKIREELVRPLESEGKLTPRGFEDEVREIVTGRIGFRRDENRLKSALDELSRLKGREGSVHAGNYHDLMRFYEAKNLRTVAETIAACALERRETRGGGAHVRMDYPERDDASGAKMILVKKDTESGELKVSSEPTGLDVEVVPESNISGG